The DNA region CCAAGCAAGCAGAAGGACGCGGCAACGAACACGGCGGATGGGAGGTTCACGGGGGCGCCTGGGGGTTGAAGGAGAAACGCAAGAACCGCCGGTTTGGCGATTCCATCATGGCGCAGCCCATCGGACGGCTCCAGACCGGGCGCCTTGTTTGCAAATGCTTGTTGAGGGGTTCGGCGGGCGATACGATCTGGACATCACAGGCCCTTGTTATGCCAGCGGAAGACCATGAGCGACATCGACTGGAACCAGCGCTACGCGGACGAAGCATTCATCTACGGCTCGGAGCCGAACGCGTTTCTTGTCGAACATTCCGCCAGGCTCGCCGGACCGGTCCTATCGCTGGCAGAGGGCGAAGGACGCAACGCGGTCTTCCTGGCGACACTGGGCCTACAGGTCCATGGCGTCGACGGCTCTTCGGTAGGGCTCGCCAAGGCGCAGCGGCTGGCCGACGCCAAGGGGGTGGTCATCCAAACCGAGGTCGCCGACCTTGCCGCCTATCAACCGGCGCCCAGCAGCTACCGATCGGTGATCTCTATCTCTGCGCACCTACCCAGCAGCATCAGGCGCCGGCTCTACCCGTTGATTGAACGCTGCCTCATGCCTGGCGGAATCCTCTTGCTGGAGGCCTACTCGGAGCAACAGCTACACAGAAATACCGGGGGGCCCAAGGACGCGGACAAGCTGATGTCCGTGTCCAAGATCCAACGCGAGTTTCAGCACCTTGAGCCGGTTGTTCTGCAGGAGATCGAACGCGAGGTATGCGAGGGCACGCATCACACGGGATTGGCATCGGTGGTACAGTTTATTGGGAGGAAGCCGGGGTAGCCGGGGGCCTATCTCCGCGCTCGCGTGGGCATGGCGCCTCGCCGTGATATCGACAACAGAAGCTCAGACAACGTTGCCCTAGCGTAGAGCCCCAGCCGATCTCCACGATCCTTCCATGATCGATACCTCATTCAATCTCTATGGCGACGCCGACGGCGGAGATCCTGATGCCACAAGTCCCACATTGCGCCGCTACCACAAACTTTTATGGAGCAAGTCATTGCCTAGTGGTGAGCTATTCGGCTTGCGCGATGACAATCCGGGCCTCTACCTTCGCCACAGCTCTGCATTGGGCGACTTCTCACTAGGGAGTGATGCTATCACCCACTCCTACAAGAACCAGCTCAACAAGAAGTGGCTCACGACGCAAATACCGAACGAGGTGCAAGAGCTATTCAATCACGGGTCAACCATCGGTGCATACCTCATCTTTCCCAACAACCAAGTGGATCGAAAGCATACAATAAACCAGGCCAGAGGCATATCGCGTCTTATTGACGACCGATTCGATTTGACCCTGGAGTGCATCAAGCGCTTCTACATCAACGAGCCAAGTCCATTGGAGGATGCCCTCCGAAGGCATGCGTCGTTTTTCCGCCTGTTTGAGACGTTCGAGGGCTACGTTCAGTTCTTCCTTCTGAACGACTTGGTGGATGATCAAGACGACGTGAAGTTCTACCTGCCGTTCGATGACTTTCAGTCCCCGCCGAAGTTTCGGGGCAGGGAGGATTACATCGTCTACAAGAGCGGGGTAGAGTCGTTCATCAAATCTCGTAGTCGACGGATTGAAGAATTCGCTAGGCGGCTAAATACCTAACAATCGCATGACACTCGGCAATTTCATCGAAAAGGGCCTACCTGCGTGTCGAAAATACTTTCCGAGTTTCACTTCTGCCGCTTGCTCATTGACGGGACGTGCTTTCGGTCTACCGCGGCTTTGCATGACGAGTTGTCTTTCAAACTAGGACTCCCATCTTGGTACGGCAGAAACTGGGATGCACTACTGGA from Pirellulimonas nuda includes:
- a CDS encoding class I SAM-dependent methyltransferase — encoded protein: MSDIDWNQRYADEAFIYGSEPNAFLVEHSARLAGPVLSLAEGEGRNAVFLATLGLQVHGVDGSSVGLAKAQRLADAKGVVIQTEVADLAAYQPAPSSYRSVISISAHLPSSIRRRLYPLIERCLMPGGILLLEAYSEQQLHRNTGGPKDADKLMSVSKIQREFQHLEPVVLQEIEREVCEGTHHTGLASVVQFIGRKPG
- a CDS encoding DUF6994 family protein codes for the protein MIDTSFNLYGDADGGDPDATSPTLRRYHKLLWSKSLPSGELFGLRDDNPGLYLRHSSALGDFSLGSDAITHSYKNQLNKKWLTTQIPNEVQELFNHGSTIGAYLIFPNNQVDRKHTINQARGISRLIDDRFDLTLECIKRFYINEPSPLEDALRRHASFFRLFETFEGYVQFFLLNDLVDDQDDVKFYLPFDDFQSPPKFRGREDYIVYKSGVESFIKSRSRRIEEFARRLNT